One segment of Streptomyces sp. NBC_00576 DNA contains the following:
- a CDS encoding leucyl aminopeptidase — protein sequence MTALTLSTAAAPGLRADAIVVGVAKGAKGPVVAPGAEAVDKAYDGKLADVLGTLGASGAEGEVTKLPAPAGFKAPIVVAVGLGALPEKDETFGAESLRRAAGVAARTLAGAKKAAFALPIEDAADAGAIGEGALLGAYAFDAYKETGRNGKDAKNGKGPLAEVTLLGGKPRDAAYKAAVARATAVSEELNRARDLINTPPNDLDPEAFAAVAQAAAEEHGIQVQVLDVQALEEGGYGGILGVGAGSAAGPRLVKLTYTHEAASKHLAYVGKGITYDSGGISLKPAGHNETMKCDMSGAAAVFAAVVAAARLGLQVNVTGWLALAENMPSGSATRPGDVLRMYSGKTVEVLNTDAEGRLVLADALWAASAEKPDAIVDVATLTGAMMLALGNRTYGIMANDDAFRSAVHEAAEEVGEPAWPMPLPDHLKKGMESPTADIANMGERYGGGLVAGLFLREFVGEGITWAHLDIAGPAFNEGGPFGYTPKGGTGTAVRTLVRLAELTAVGDLG from the coding sequence GTGACTGCTCTCACTCTCAGCACCGCTGCGGCGCCCGGCCTCCGGGCCGACGCGATCGTCGTCGGTGTCGCCAAGGGCGCCAAGGGCCCGGTCGTCGCACCGGGCGCCGAGGCCGTGGACAAGGCGTACGACGGCAAGCTCGCCGACGTCCTGGGGACCCTCGGTGCCTCCGGTGCCGAGGGCGAGGTGACCAAGCTGCCCGCCCCGGCCGGCTTCAAGGCACCCATCGTCGTGGCCGTGGGCCTGGGCGCGCTGCCCGAGAAGGACGAGACCTTCGGCGCCGAGTCGCTGCGCCGGGCCGCCGGTGTGGCCGCCCGCACCCTCGCCGGCGCCAAGAAGGCCGCCTTCGCCCTGCCGATCGAGGACGCCGCCGACGCCGGCGCGATCGGCGAGGGCGCGCTGCTCGGGGCGTACGCCTTCGACGCGTACAAGGAGACCGGCAGGAACGGCAAGGACGCGAAGAACGGCAAGGGGCCGCTCGCCGAGGTCACCCTGCTCGGCGGCAAGCCGCGCGACGCCGCGTACAAGGCGGCCGTCGCCCGCGCCACCGCCGTGTCCGAGGAGCTCAACCGCGCCCGCGACCTGATCAACACCCCGCCGAACGACCTCGACCCGGAGGCCTTCGCCGCCGTCGCGCAGGCCGCGGCCGAGGAGCACGGCATCCAGGTCCAGGTGCTCGACGTGCAGGCGCTCGAGGAGGGCGGCTACGGCGGCATCCTCGGCGTCGGCGCCGGCTCCGCCGCCGGGCCCCGGCTGGTGAAGCTGACGTACACGCACGAGGCGGCGAGCAAGCACCTCGCCTACGTCGGCAAGGGCATCACCTACGACTCGGGCGGCATCTCGCTCAAGCCCGCCGGGCACAACGAGACGATGAAGTGCGACATGAGCGGTGCGGCGGCGGTCTTCGCCGCGGTCGTCGCAGCCGCGCGACTCGGCCTGCAGGTCAACGTCACCGGCTGGCTGGCGCTCGCCGAGAACATGCCGTCCGGTTCCGCCACCCGCCCCGGTGACGTGCTGCGCATGTACAGCGGCAAGACGGTCGAGGTCCTCAACACCGACGCCGAGGGCCGCCTCGTCCTCGCCGACGCCCTGTGGGCCGCCTCGGCGGAGAAGCCGGACGCGATCGTCGACGTGGCGACGCTGACCGGCGCGATGATGCTGGCGCTGGGCAACCGGACGTACGGGATCATGGCGAACGACGACGCGTTCCGCTCCGCGGTGCACGAGGCGGCGGAGGAGGTCGGGGAGCCGGCGTGGCCGATGCCGCTGCCGGACCACCTGAAGAAGGGGATGGAGTCTCCTACGGCCGACATCGCGAACATGGGTGAGCGGTACGGGGGCGGGCTGGTCGCGGGGCTGTTCCTGCGGGAGTTCGTGGGTGAGGGGATCACCTGGGCGCACCTGGACATCGCGGGGCCCGCGTTCAACGAGGGGGGTCCCTTCGGGTACACGCCCAAGGGCGGGACCGGGACGGCCGTGCGGACGCTGGTGCGGCTGGCGGAGCTGACTGCCGTCGGCGACTTGGGCTGA
- the pelF gene encoding GT4 family glycosyltransferase PelF, with protein MLRTGRHVTMLTEGTYPHVHGGVSTWCDQLVKGMPEVDFHIVSLTGSGCEPVTWELPPNVYRHTSVPTWGPRPGRARAPLGRSRRRFVDSYERFLLSFLDPTAPCDFGEALYELAELARDGRLSAALRTESALRSLMWIWTMPHLATAEARPTVHDALTATDLLEHALRPLGTRIPEDSVAHAVSSGLATLPALAAHKLDGVPFLLTEHGIYLRERYLGYRSGEQRWPVKAFMLGFYRELNSLGYREADLITPCNQYNRRWEERGGADSDKIRTVYNGVDPHAFPHAGPEPEVPTLTWCGRVDPIKDLETLLHAYAMVRAELPETRLRLFGPVPAGGEAYQTRLEKLAAELGVTDGLTFEGRITEVWRAYAAGHVVMLSSISEGFPFSIIEAMSCGRTTVSTDVGGVSEAVGDTGLVVPPREPEKMAAAALTLLRDDERRLKLGELARQRVIDRFTLRRSVDAFRTIYQELAGRPEVYEPTLETVVDWTLELRDPWYQAVATEGAGW; from the coding sequence GTGCTGCGCACCGGACGTCACGTCACGATGCTCACCGAAGGCACCTACCCGCACGTCCACGGCGGGGTAAGCACCTGGTGCGACCAACTCGTCAAGGGCATGCCGGAGGTCGACTTCCACATAGTCTCGCTCACCGGCAGCGGCTGCGAACCTGTCACCTGGGAGCTGCCGCCGAACGTCTACCGGCACACCTCCGTGCCGACCTGGGGACCGCGACCCGGCCGCGCACGAGCGCCGCTGGGCCGGTCCCGTCGCCGTTTCGTCGACTCCTACGAGCGCTTCCTGCTGTCCTTCCTGGACCCGACGGCGCCCTGTGACTTCGGCGAGGCCCTCTACGAACTCGCCGAACTCGCCCGCGACGGACGTCTGTCGGCGGCCCTGCGCACCGAGTCGGCGCTGCGCTCGCTGATGTGGATATGGACGATGCCGCATCTGGCGACCGCCGAGGCACGCCCGACAGTTCACGATGCTCTGACGGCAACGGACCTGCTGGAGCACGCACTTCGGCCACTGGGAACCCGCATTCCCGAGGACTCCGTCGCCCACGCGGTCAGCAGCGGCCTCGCCACCCTGCCCGCCCTCGCCGCGCACAAGCTGGACGGGGTGCCGTTCCTCCTCACCGAGCACGGCATCTATCTGCGCGAGCGCTACCTCGGCTACCGCAGCGGTGAACAGCGCTGGCCCGTCAAGGCGTTCATGCTCGGCTTCTACCGCGAGCTGAACTCCCTCGGCTACCGCGAGGCGGACCTCATCACCCCCTGCAACCAGTACAACCGCCGCTGGGAGGAGCGCGGCGGCGCCGACAGCGACAAGATCCGCACGGTCTACAACGGCGTCGACCCGCACGCCTTCCCGCACGCCGGTCCCGAGCCCGAGGTCCCCACCCTCACCTGGTGCGGACGCGTCGACCCCATCAAGGACCTGGAGACACTCCTCCACGCCTACGCCATGGTCCGCGCCGAACTCCCGGAAACCAGGCTGCGGTTGTTCGGCCCGGTACCGGCGGGCGGCGAGGCCTACCAGACCCGGCTGGAGAAGCTCGCCGCCGAACTCGGTGTCACCGACGGACTGACCTTCGAGGGCCGCATCACCGAGGTCTGGCGCGCCTACGCGGCCGGTCACGTCGTCATGCTGTCGTCCATCTCCGAAGGCTTCCCCTTCTCCATCATCGAGGCGATGTCCTGCGGCCGTACGACGGTCTCGACGGACGTCGGCGGAGTCAGCGAGGCCGTCGGCGACACCGGTCTAGTGGTCCCGCCGCGCGAGCCGGAGAAGATGGCGGCAGCCGCGCTGACCCTCCTCCGGGACGACGAACGGCGCCTGAAACTCGGCGAGTTGGCTCGCCAGCGCGTGATCGACCGCTTCACGCTCCGCCGTTCCGTGGACGCCTTCCGGACGATCTACCAGGAGCTCGCGGGCCGGCCCGAGGTGTACGAGCCCACCCTGGAGACTGTGGTCGACTGGACCCTCGAACTGCGCGACCCCTGGTACCAGGCCGTCGCAACGGAAGGGGCAGGCTGGTGA
- a CDS encoding GntR family transcriptional regulator, with protein MSAPVVHSLREQIREHIVEGIVSGRWKPGERIVERRIATELEVSQTPVREALRELESLRLIESAPNKGVRVRNLTAADLEESYPVRAGLEAIAAELAAGKLADDCSALEPHVAALYEADRASDGTGQVRHTVGFHREMVRAAGNSVLLHTWEGLGIEVFTALSIRWLGTVQQSYAEEHEELVAAFRRRDPRIAELVKAHVLGCAPRA; from the coding sequence ATGAGCGCCCCCGTCGTCCACTCGCTGCGCGAGCAGATCCGCGAGCACATCGTGGAGGGGATCGTCAGCGGGCGCTGGAAGCCGGGCGAGCGGATCGTCGAGCGGCGGATCGCGACCGAGCTGGAGGTCAGCCAGACCCCCGTACGGGAGGCGCTGCGCGAGCTGGAGTCGCTGCGGCTGATCGAGTCGGCCCCCAACAAGGGCGTACGCGTACGGAATCTGACCGCCGCCGACCTGGAGGAGAGCTACCCCGTCCGGGCCGGTCTGGAGGCCATCGCGGCGGAGCTGGCGGCCGGGAAGCTGGCGGACGACTGCTCGGCCCTCGAACCGCATGTCGCCGCCCTGTACGAGGCCGACCGCGCGTCGGACGGCACCGGCCAGGTCCGGCACACGGTGGGGTTCCACCGCGAGATGGTGCGCGCGGCCGGGAACTCGGTGCTGCTGCACACCTGGGAAGGGCTGGGCATCGAGGTGTTCACGGCGCTGTCGATCCGCTGGCTGGGAACGGTCCAGCAGTCGTACGCGGAGGAGCACGAGGAGCTGGTCGCCGCGTTCCGGCGCCGGGATCCACGGATCGCCGAGCTGGTGAAGGCCCATGTCCTGGGGTGCGCGCCGCGGGCCTGA
- the lpdA gene encoding dihydrolipoyl dehydrogenase gives MANDASTVFDLVILGGGSGGYAAALRGAQLGLDVALIEKDKVGGTCLHRGCIPTKALLHAGEIADQARESEQFGVKATFEGIDVPAVHKYKDEVISGLYKGLQGLVASRKVHYIEGEGRLSSATSVDVNGQRIQGRHVLLATGSVPKSLPGLEIDGNRIISSDHALVLDRVPESAIVLGGGVIGVEFASAWKSFGTDVTIIEGLKHLAPLEDENSSKLLERAFRKRGIKFNLGTFFSKAEYTANGVKVTLADGKEFEAEVLLVAVGRGPVSAGLGYEEQGVAMDRGYVLVDEYMRTNVPTVSAVGDLVPTLQLAHVGFAEGILVAERLAGLKAVPIDYDGVPRVTYCHPEVASVGITEAKAKEIYGADKVVALKYNLAGNGKSKILKTAGEIKLVQVKDGAVVGVHMVGDRMGEQVGEAQLIYNWEALPAEVAQLIHAHPTQSEALGEAHLALAGKPLHSHD, from the coding sequence GTGGCGAACGACGCCAGCACCGTTTTCGACCTAGTGATCCTCGGCGGTGGCAGTGGCGGTTACGCCGCGGCGCTGCGCGGGGCCCAGCTGGGCCTGGACGTCGCACTGATCGAGAAGGACAAGGTCGGCGGCACCTGCCTGCACCGGGGATGCATCCCCACCAAGGCCCTGCTCCACGCGGGCGAGATCGCCGACCAGGCCCGCGAGAGCGAGCAGTTCGGTGTGAAGGCCACCTTCGAGGGCATCGACGTCCCCGCGGTCCACAAGTACAAGGACGAGGTCATCTCGGGCCTGTACAAGGGACTCCAGGGCCTCGTCGCCTCTCGCAAGGTCCACTACATCGAGGGTGAGGGCCGGCTCTCCTCCGCCACCTCCGTCGATGTGAACGGGCAGCGGATCCAGGGCCGCCACGTCCTGCTGGCGACCGGCTCCGTGCCGAAGTCGCTGCCGGGTCTGGAGATCGACGGCAACCGGATCATCTCCTCGGACCACGCCCTCGTCCTGGACCGGGTGCCGGAGTCGGCCATCGTCCTCGGCGGCGGTGTCATCGGCGTCGAGTTCGCGTCCGCGTGGAAGTCCTTCGGTACGGACGTCACGATCATCGAGGGCCTGAAGCACCTGGCCCCCCTTGAGGACGAGAACTCTTCCAAGCTTCTTGAGCGCGCGTTCCGCAAGCGCGGCATCAAGTTCAACCTGGGCACCTTCTTCTCGAAGGCCGAGTACACCGCGAACGGTGTCAAGGTCACTCTTGCCGACGGCAAGGAGTTCGAGGCCGAGGTGCTGCTCGTCGCCGTCGGTCGCGGCCCGGTCTCGGCCGGCCTCGGCTACGAGGAGCAGGGCGTCGCCATGGACCGCGGCTACGTCCTGGTCGACGAGTACATGCGGACGAACGTGCCGACTGTCTCCGCCGTCGGTGACCTGGTCCCGACACTCCAGCTCGCGCACGTCGGCTTCGCCGAGGGCATCCTGGTGGCGGAGCGTCTGGCCGGCCTGAAGGCAGTTCCGATCGACTACGACGGCGTGCCCCGGGTGACGTACTGCCACCCCGAGGTCGCCTCCGTGGGCATCACCGAGGCCAAGGCCAAGGAGATCTACGGTGCGGACAAGGTCGTCGCTCTGAAGTACAACCTCGCGGGCAACGGCAAGAGCAAGATCCTCAAGACCGCCGGCGAGATCAAGCTCGTCCAGGTCAAGGACGGTGCCGTGGTCGGCGTCCACATGGTCGGCGACCGCATGGGCGAGCAGGTCGGCGAAGCCCAGCTGATCTACAACTGGGAGGCGCTGCCCGCCGAGGTCGCGCAGCTCATCCACGCCCACCCGACGCAGAGCGAGGCGCTCGGCGAGGCCCACCTGGCCCTGGCCGGCAAGCCGCTGCACTCCCACGACTGA
- the sucB gene encoding 2-oxoglutarate dehydrogenase, E2 component, dihydrolipoamide succinyltransferase produces MAVSVTLPALGESVTEGTVTRWLKAEGERVEADEPLLEVSTDKVDTEIPSPVSGVLASIKVAEDETVEVGAELALIDDGSGAPAAAPAPAAEPVAAPAAPAAPAPVAEAPAAPAPAPAAAPAAAPAAGAATGTDVTLPALGESVTEGTVTRWLKSVGDSVEEDEPLLEVSTDKVDTEIPAPTSGVLLEIVVGEDETAEVGAKLAVIGAPGAAPAAAPAPAAPAPAPAAAAPAPAPAPAPVQAAAPVAPPAPAAPAAPAPAPAPVQAAAPVAPPAPAPVAPAPVTPAPAPAAAQATDEGAYVTPLVRKLAAENGVDLGSVKGTGVGGRIRKQDVLAAAEAAKAAAAAPAPAAAPAAKKAPTLEASPLRGQTIKMPRIRKVIGDNMVKALHEQAQLSSVVEVDITRLMRLRAQAKDSFAAREGVKLSPMPFFVKAAAQALKAHPAVNARINVDEGTITYFDTESVGIAVDSEKGLMTPVIKHAGDLNIAGIAKATAELAGKVRANKITPDELSGATFTISNTGSRGALFDTIIVPPNQVAILGIGATVKRPAVIETEEGTVIGVRDMTYLTLSYDHRLVDGADAARYLTAVKAILEAGEFEVELGL; encoded by the coding sequence ATGGCGGTTTCCGTAACCCTTCCGGCGCTCGGTGAGAGCGTCACCGAGGGCACTGTCACCCGCTGGCTGAAGGCCGAGGGCGAGCGCGTCGAGGCCGACGAGCCGCTGCTGGAGGTGTCGACCGACAAGGTCGACACCGAGATCCCCTCGCCCGTCTCCGGCGTTCTGGCGTCCATCAAGGTCGCCGAGGACGAGACCGTTGAGGTCGGCGCCGAGCTGGCCCTCATCGACGACGGCAGCGGCGCGCCCGCTGCCGCCCCTGCCCCCGCGGCCGAGCCCGTGGCGGCGCCGGCAGCCCCGGCTGCCCCGGCCCCCGTGGCCGAGGCGCCTGCCGCTCCGGCTCCGGCCCCCGCCGCGGCTCCGGCCGCCGCTCCCGCTGCCGGCGCTGCCACCGGCACCGACGTCACCCTTCCTGCGCTCGGCGAGAGCGTCACCGAGGGCACCGTCACCCGCTGGCTGAAGTCGGTCGGCGACAGCGTCGAGGAAGACGAGCCGCTGCTCGAGGTCTCCACGGACAAGGTCGACACCGAGATCCCGGCGCCCACCTCCGGTGTGCTCCTGGAGATCGTGGTCGGCGAGGACGAGACCGCCGAGGTCGGCGCCAAGCTGGCCGTGATCGGCGCCCCGGGTGCCGCTCCGGCGGCTGCTCCGGCTCCGGCCGCCCCGGCTCCGGCGCCCGCCGCCGCTGCCCCGGCGCCCGCTCCGGCTCCGGCTCCGGTCCAGGCCGCGGCTCCCGTCGCGCCCCCGGCCCCCGCGGCTCCGGCCGCTCCGGCCCCCGCGCCGGCTCCGGTCCAGGCCGCGGCTCCGGTCGCTCCCCCGGCGCCCGCGCCGGTCGCGCCCGCCCCGGTCACCCCGGCTCCGGCTCCCGCCGCCGCGCAGGCCACCGACGAGGGTGCGTACGTGACCCCGCTGGTGCGCAAGCTCGCCGCCGAGAACGGCGTCGACCTGGGCTCCGTCAAGGGCACCGGCGTCGGCGGCCGCATCCGCAAGCAGGATGTCCTCGCCGCCGCCGAGGCCGCGAAGGCCGCCGCCGCCGCTCCGGCTCCGGCCGCCGCCCCGGCCGCCAAGAAGGCTCCGACCCTGGAGGCCTCTCCCCTCCGCGGCCAGACCATCAAGATGCCTCGCATCCGCAAGGTCATCGGCGACAACATGGTGAAGGCCCTGCACGAGCAGGCTCAGCTGTCCTCGGTCGTCGAGGTCGACATCACCCGCCTGATGAGGCTCCGCGCGCAGGCGAAGGACTCCTTCGCTGCCCGTGAGGGCGTCAAGCTCTCCCCCATGCCGTTCTTCGTGAAGGCGGCGGCCCAGGCGCTGAAGGCCCACCCGGCCGTCAACGCCCGGATCAACGTGGACGAGGGCACGATCACCTACTTCGACACCGAGAGCGTCGGTATCGCGGTGGACTCCGAGAAGGGCCTGATGACCCCGGTCATCAAGCACGCGGGCGACCTCAACATCGCCGGTATCGCCAAGGCCACGGCCGAGCTCGCGGGCAAGGTCCGGGCCAACAAGATCACCCCGGACGAGCTGTCCGGCGCGACCTTCACCATCTCCAACACCGGCTCACGCGGTGCGCTCTTCGACACGATCATCGTGCCGCCGAACCAGGTCGCGATCCTGGGCATCGGCGCGACGGTCAAGCGCCCGGCGGTCATCGAGACGGAGGAGGGCACGGTCATCGGCGTACGCGACATGACGTACCTGACCCTGTCCTACGACCACCGTCTGGTCGACGGCGCCGACGCGGCCCGTTACCTGACGGCCGTCAAGGCGATCCTGGAGGCGGGCGAGTTCGAGGTCGAGCTCGGCCTGTAA